Proteins from one Mesotoga infera genomic window:
- the asnS gene encoding asparagine--tRNA ligase — translation MKVVDISDLRSHTGEEVTIRGWLRRKRSSGKIQFLFLRDGSGFVQAIVERSSVSDSVFQNANNLKMESSVVVNGVVKVEERAPGGVELLVTDIEVVQIPEKDFPINKPDHSIDFLMDNRHLWLRTQRQTHILKIRHEIIKAVREFYNDRDFILVDTPIFTGSIGESAGNTFEIDYFDYGKAYLAQTGQLYLEAAAMALGKVYNLGPTFRAEKSKTRRHLIEFWMNEAEVAYYRHEDNIKLQEDLVSYIVHKTLERAGDDILAIGRDIDKLKKIETPFPRMTYDEAIKLLQKKGFTITWGDDIGADEETAVASEFDKPVVVEKYPKMMKAFYMQPDPERPEVVLCDDMLAPEGYGEIIGASERIYERELLIDRIKEYGLDVSSYDWYLELRDYGTVPHSGFGMGIERVVAWIAGLEHIREAIPFARTLYRIHP, via the coding sequence ATGAAAGTCGTAGATATTTCGGACTTGAGAAGTCATACTGGAGAAGAAGTCACGATACGGGGCTGGTTGAGAAGAAAGAGATCCAGTGGAAAGATCCAGTTTCTCTTTTTGAGGGACGGCAGCGGTTTCGTACAGGCGATCGTGGAGAGATCATCCGTCTCCGACAGCGTTTTTCAGAACGCCAATAATTTGAAAATGGAATCCAGCGTCGTCGTGAATGGTGTCGTTAAGGTCGAAGAAAGGGCGCCAGGAGGGGTGGAGCTCCTCGTTACAGATATAGAGGTGGTACAGATACCCGAAAAAGACTTCCCGATCAACAAACCGGACCACTCGATAGATTTTCTTATGGACAACAGGCATCTGTGGCTCAGAACCCAGAGACAGACACATATACTGAAAATCAGACACGAGATAATAAAGGCCGTCAGGGAGTTCTACAATGACCGCGATTTCATTCTAGTGGATACACCGATCTTCACCGGATCGATCGGCGAAAGCGCCGGCAATACTTTCGAGATAGATTATTTCGATTACGGCAAAGCGTACCTGGCCCAGACCGGTCAGCTCTATCTCGAGGCAGCGGCGATGGCGCTTGGAAAGGTTTACAACCTGGGCCCGACTTTCAGAGCCGAAAAGTCTAAAACTCGGCGTCACCTCATAGAGTTCTGGATGAACGAGGCAGAAGTGGCCTACTACAGACACGAAGACAACATAAAATTACAGGAAGATCTGGTCTCCTATATTGTGCATAAGACTCTTGAAAGGGCAGGCGACGATATTCTGGCGATCGGAAGAGATATCGACAAACTCAAAAAGATAGAAACTCCATTTCCGAGGATGACTTACGACGAAGCTATCAAGCTACTTCAAAAGAAGGGCTTCACGATAACCTGGGGAGACGACATCGGTGCCGATGAAGAGACGGCCGTAGCGAGTGAGTTCGATAAGCCCGTCGTTGTTGAGAAGTATCCAAAAATGATGAAAGCCTTTTATATGCAACCGGATCCCGAAAGACCGGAAGTCGTTCTCTGCGACGATATGCTGGCTCCGGAGGGTTATGGGGAGATAATAGGCGCTTCCGAGAGGATATACGAGCGTGAGCTATTGATCGACAGAATAAAGGAATACGGTCTGGACGTCTCGTCTTACGATTGGTATCTGGAGCTTAGGGACTATGGAACGGTTCCACACAGCGGTTTCGGCATGGGGATCGAGCGTGTTGTAGCCTGGATAGCTGGTCTAGAACATATAAGAGAGGCTATACCATTTGCAAGGACTCTATACAGGATTCATCCCTAG
- the cmk gene encoding (d)CMP kinase: protein MRIAIDGPAGSGKSTVAKLVALDLNFVYIDTGAMYRALALKAHRLKIEFSDESSMVEMMNHTYFSLSENGITLDGRPLGEEIRTSEVSMLSSDIARYPYVRTYLTEQQRNLSRQGNVVMEGRDIGTVVLPDAELKIFLTASIEERARRRYAEHLSSLKEIDYESVLQEMKVRDFNDSSRKIAPLKPAKDAILLDTTGLSISEVVQKVVAMAKKRQRVLLSKSVGFCYGVDRAVNEAIKILKSGKSVFATGEIVHNEDVMKKLKGLGLEIIEDISSYDSVDGIAIIRAHGIDPESEKRLREVFTEVIDLTCPIVYNVFSLAVDLQARGSFVVVFGKRNHPEVTALSGRLERYLIVEPGENYSSVVDSLKAIEHVTVISQTTMNTDDFKDFSSFLEENLGGRVEIHNTICRVTVERESEAKRLAREADTVIVVGGKNSSNTRKLLDIIRRLGKRAIHVQTTGDLPHEEMGKIGVISGTSTPYDQIQKILDYIDNKREVTDNGRETGPAR, encoded by the coding sequence GTGAGGATCGCTATCGACGGACCTGCCGGTTCCGGGAAGTCCACCGTAGCGAAACTCGTGGCGCTTGATTTGAACTTCGTCTATATTGACACAGGAGCGATGTACAGGGCTTTGGCCCTCAAAGCTCACAGGCTCAAAATAGAGTTTTCCGATGAAAGCTCCATGGTTGAAATGATGAATCACACTTACTTCTCCCTTTCGGAGAATGGTATAACTCTTGATGGCAGACCTCTTGGAGAAGAAATAAGGACGAGCGAAGTTTCGATGCTATCATCCGATATAGCCCGGTACCCTTACGTTAGGACTTATCTGACCGAGCAACAGAGAAACCTATCGAGACAGGGAAACGTGGTTATGGAAGGCAGAGACATCGGTACTGTGGTTCTTCCCGACGCCGAACTGAAAATCTTCCTGACAGCCTCTATCGAGGAAAGAGCGAGGAGGAGATACGCAGAACACTTGTCCTCGTTAAAGGAGATCGATTATGAATCGGTTCTCCAGGAAATGAAGGTCAGAGACTTCAACGACTCCTCCAGGAAAATTGCTCCCTTAAAACCTGCAAAAGATGCTATTCTTCTCGACACGACCGGTTTGAGTATCTCCGAAGTCGTGCAAAAAGTGGTGGCTATGGCGAAAAAAAGACAGAGAGTACTGCTCTCGAAGTCCGTGGGATTCTGTTACGGCGTAGACCGGGCCGTGAATGAAGCTATAAAGATTCTTAAAAGCGGAAAAAGCGTTTTCGCGACCGGCGAGATCGTACACAACGAAGACGTCATGAAAAAATTGAAAGGCCTCGGCCTGGAAATAATCGAAGATATATCCAGCTACGATAGTGTAGATGGTATAGCCATTATAAGGGCGCATGGAATCGACCCGGAATCGGAGAAGAGATTGCGCGAGGTTTTTACCGAGGTGATAGACCTTACATGTCCTATAGTGTACAATGTATTTAGCCTTGCGGTTGATCTACAAGCCCGGGGAAGTTTCGTTGTTGTTTTTGGTAAGAGAAATCATCCGGAGGTAACCGCTCTTTCGGGAAGACTAGAACGGTATCTCATAGTGGAGCCGGGAGAGAATTACAGTTCCGTCGTCGATAGCCTGAAAGCGATCGAACATGTTACGGTCATCTCCCAGACTACTATGAATACCGACGATTTCAAGGACTTCTCCTCTTTCCTCGAAGAAAATCTTGGAGGTCGTGTCGAAATACACAACACGATCTGCAGAGTTACCGTAGAGCGCGAATCGGAAGCCAAAAGACTGGCCCGCGAGGCAGATACGGTTATTGTAGTTGGCGGAAAAAACAGCTCCAACACCAGAAAGCTTCTAGATATAATAAGAAGACTGGGAAAGAGAGCTATACACGTTCAAACTACCGGAGATCTTCCCCATGAAGAGATGGGGAAAATCGGTGTGATAAGCGGAACTTCTACACCGTACGATCAGATCCAGAAGATACTGGATTACATAGACAATAAGAGGGAGGTAACCGACAATGGAAGAGAAACTGGACCGGCAAGATGA
- a CDS encoding S-layer homology domain-containing protein — protein sequence MKKSLLLASLLIFGLVISSVAAPVNYVDVAQNHWAYNAVINLTNLGILNGVQGADGKLYFNGNDPLTRYQTAVMLQRTIDYIELNFAKQGTIPQSSISDAGLRSRLEALELALTDTSGKLIDTLDLQLRLTALESRVNSVGVGTTATTVTQSTIDSLRNQVMKFVEDLSLTTKKIDTLALDIQNMQNSMANLSVMETKVNDAVRRVDTLSSSLSAIQMSFSTHDRAISNLETSVKTLSTEVNEFDAKISTLTNRASTNAIEIASLKDTINTMSGNTSSIRDLQNAITSLETQIANIKLPADATKKLDDLSARVNTIASDYVKVGDTQNFVTKTDLKANLNLYAGIDELAKVKEDSASLANSLAALRSDFNSETGIIKSDIGNLQRSVNAVNEIVTLHENDLSSLKNSLSLVTSLRTDLTALNSKFNALTDQQAMNLSATQANIADLEKRMNEANNLLKVSIDADLSKIALSLDTVNTQLGKNESDIKTLKTRADTLESRLNATVTNLDRYLKTSDLETQPVITNLSDRVAEINKATVDAASKSDVETLQKKLQPWLIFSVISGLAGLGVAIYVLIAGPIP from the coding sequence TTGAAAAAGAGTCTTTTGCTTGCCTCACTGCTTATTTTCGGTCTGGTAATCTCTTCAGTGGCGGCGCCTGTCAATTATGTTGATGTTGCTCAGAATCACTGGGCTTACAATGCAGTCATCAATCTGACTAACCTCGGTATATTGAATGGTGTTCAGGGTGCCGACGGCAAACTGTACTTCAACGGTAACGATCCGCTGACCAGATATCAGACAGCAGTAATGCTACAAAGAACCATAGACTATATTGAGTTGAATTTCGCTAAACAGGGAACGATTCCGCAGTCAAGCATATCGGACGCCGGTCTAAGGTCGCGACTGGAAGCTTTAGAGCTGGCACTAACCGATACCAGTGGAAAGTTGATCGATACACTCGACTTGCAGCTGAGATTGACCGCCCTGGAAAGCAGGGTGAACTCCGTGGGCGTCGGAACGACCGCGACCACAGTGACGCAGAGCACGATCGATTCGCTCAGAAACCAGGTCATGAAATTCGTGGAGGACCTTTCTCTGACGACCAAGAAAATCGATACTCTCGCCCTAGACATTCAGAATATGCAAAACAGCATGGCTAATCTTTCGGTTATGGAGACAAAAGTTAACGACGCCGTTAGAAGAGTTGATACTCTGAGCAGCAGTTTGAGCGCCATTCAAATGAGTTTCTCGACGCACGACAGAGCCATATCGAACCTGGAAACCAGCGTAAAGACCCTTTCGACTGAAGTGAACGAGTTCGATGCGAAGATAAGTACTCTGACGAACAGGGCATCCACAAACGCTATAGAGATAGCCTCTCTAAAAGATACCATCAATACAATGTCGGGAAACACTTCTTCTATCAGGGATCTGCAAAACGCCATTACTTCTCTTGAAACTCAAATTGCGAATATCAAACTCCCTGCCGACGCCACCAAGAAACTCGACGATCTGTCTGCAAGGGTAAACACGATCGCATCCGATTACGTCAAAGTTGGCGATACTCAGAACTTTGTCACCAAGACCGATCTCAAGGCTAACCTGAATCTCTACGCTGGAATTGACGAACTGGCGAAGGTAAAGGAAGACAGCGCATCGCTTGCCAACAGTCTCGCGGCTTTGAGAAGCGATTTCAATTCGGAAACAGGCATAATCAAGAGTGACATCGGAAATTTGCAGAGAAGTGTGAACGCGGTCAACGAGATAGTGACTTTACACGAAAACGATCTCTCTTCACTGAAGAATTCGTTGAGTCTTGTAACATCTCTCAGGACAGATCTCACCGCGTTGAACAGCAAGTTCAACGCCCTAACCGACCAGCAGGCTATGAATCTTTCGGCAACTCAAGCGAACATTGCCGATCTTGAGAAGAGAATGAACGAAGCCAACAACCTGCTTAAAGTTTCGATTGATGCCGACCTTTCGAAGATCGCTCTTAGCCTTGATACCGTCAACACTCAGCTCGGTAAGAATGAGAGCGATATCAAGACACTGAAAACCAGGGCCGATACACTCGAGTCCAGGTTGAATGCAACCGTCACCAATCTCGATAGGTATCTCAAAACCAGCGACCTCGAAACCCAGCCCGTTATAACCAATCTCTCGGACAGGGTCGCGGAAATAAACAAAGCGACGGTCGATGCGGCAAGCAAGTCCGATGTGGAGACGCTGCAGAAGAAGCTGCAACCCTGGTTGATCTTCTCGGTTATCAGTGGACTCGCTGGACTTGGAGTGGCTATCTACGTGTTGATCGCTGGACCGATACCTTGA
- a CDS encoding NAD(+)/NADH kinase, producing the protein MSQLKAAVFCNRTKITSVTLDLLTREIESHGLGVHYCVDGSPCQVEDATVIITFGGDGTVLKAVPTAYTRDLPIMSFRVGSVGFLASFEINMLHAVLELFLQNALQSSERALMKVNFKDEVHYSLNDFVIERSSPSRTVTFTVSIDGQSSYPVVGDGIIFSTNTGSTAYSMAAGGALVDPEAHCFQITPICPHNPFVGSLVLSSSRRIRLEVAQDKGFPMETYVDGIFSGKLSKGDTVEVQMSKKKVRLLREGNMDFVALLKKKLAFGGRLKDDI; encoded by the coding sequence GTGAGTCAATTGAAGGCCGCTGTTTTTTGCAATAGAACCAAAATTACGTCCGTTACGCTGGATCTTTTGACGCGAGAAATAGAGTCTCACGGCCTCGGGGTTCATTATTGTGTGGACGGCAGTCCCTGTCAGGTTGAGGATGCTACCGTTATTATTACCTTCGGTGGAGACGGTACTGTTCTTAAGGCAGTTCCAACGGCCTATACCAGAGATCTTCCCATTATGAGCTTCAGGGTCGGAAGTGTGGGATTTCTCGCTTCTTTCGAAATCAATATGCTTCACGCAGTTCTGGAACTCTTTCTCCAGAATGCTCTACAATCAAGTGAGAGAGCTTTGATGAAAGTGAATTTCAAAGACGAGGTTCATTACTCGTTGAATGATTTTGTCATAGAACGCTCTTCTCCCAGCAGGACAGTAACTTTCACTGTATCGATTGACGGACAGAGCAGTTATCCAGTTGTTGGAGACGGGATAATATTCTCGACCAACACCGGCTCGACCGCGTATTCGATGGCCGCTGGAGGCGCGCTGGTAGACCCGGAGGCTCATTGCTTCCAGATAACACCGATCTGTCCTCACAACCCATTTGTAGGTTCTCTCGTTCTTTCCTCCTCCAGGAGAATCAGACTCGAAGTTGCACAGGACAAGGGATTCCCAATGGAAACTTACGTGGACGGCATCTTCAGCGGTAAACTATCAAAGGGAGACACGGTAGAAGTCCAGATGTCTAAAAAAAAGGTCAGACTGCTTCGCGAAGGAAATATGGATTTCGTGGCGTTGTTGAAAAAGAAGCTGGCCTTCGGTGGAAGGTTGAAGGATGATATCTAA
- the ruvB gene encoding Holliday junction branch migration DNA helicase RuvB, which translates to MGEERFLTPGEVQEDSTGKSLRPKTLNEYIGQPHIRKRLGISIEAAKVRGEALDHVLLAGPPGLGKTTMAHIIANELGASIYVTSGPVIEKQGDLAAILTGLERNDVIFIDEIHRLNRSVEEILYSAMEDYQLDIMIGKGPSARSIRLDLNPFTLVGATTRSGFIGAPLRNRFGMIMEMEFYSEADLKQIIQRSAGLLDTSITEEAALLLARRSRGTPRIANRLLRRVRDVVTIEGGHEITIDTVQSAMTLMSIDEDGLDAMDKKILTVLIENYHGGPAGLKAIAASVGIEPETISEVYEPFLLQTGFLVRTNRGRMVTDKAYRHLGRTEEGGSGLLWNFNTGNQDEV; encoded by the coding sequence ATGGGGGAAGAGAGGTTTTTAACACCCGGTGAGGTACAGGAAGACAGTACCGGCAAAAGTCTGCGCCCGAAGACTCTTAACGAGTATATCGGTCAACCTCACATAAGAAAAAGGCTGGGCATCTCTATTGAAGCGGCCAAAGTCAGAGGAGAGGCCCTGGATCATGTTTTGCTCGCCGGGCCCCCGGGTTTGGGAAAGACCACCATGGCCCACATAATAGCTAACGAGCTCGGAGCAAGCATTTACGTCACTTCTGGACCGGTTATAGAAAAACAGGGAGATCTGGCTGCTATCCTCACTGGTCTGGAAAGGAACGATGTAATCTTCATAGATGAGATCCACAGGTTGAACCGCAGCGTCGAAGAGATACTATATTCCGCGATGGAAGACTATCAGCTGGATATAATGATAGGCAAGGGTCCAAGTGCCCGCTCGATAAGACTGGATCTGAACCCCTTCACTCTCGTGGGTGCAACCACCAGATCGGGTTTCATTGGTGCGCCTTTGAGAAACAGATTTGGCATGATCATGGAGATGGAGTTCTATTCAGAAGCAGATCTCAAGCAGATAATCCAGCGTTCTGCCGGTCTCCTGGATACGTCGATAACCGAAGAGGCTGCGCTGCTCCTTGCGCGCCGGTCTAGGGGAACTCCAAGAATTGCTAATCGCCTTCTCAGGAGGGTGAGAGACGTTGTGACCATCGAAGGCGGCCACGAGATAACAATAGACACAGTACAATCGGCCATGACGTTGATGTCTATCGACGAAGACGGACTGGACGCCATGGACAAAAAGATACTGACCGTACTCATTGAGAACTACCATGGCGGACCGGCAGGCCTGAAAGCGATTGCCGCATCGGTCGGCATTGAACCGGAAACGATAAGCGAAGTTTATGAACCGTTCCTGCTGCAGACTGGTTTCCTGGTAAGAACGAATAGAGGTAGAATGGTTACCGACAAGGCCTACAGACATCTTGGTAGAACCGAAGAGGGCGGCTCCGGTTTGCTCTGGAATTTCAATACTGGAAATCAAGACGAGGTTTGA
- a CDS encoding YggT family protein, whose product MFILSNLLYSIAVVARLFLQFEVLSIIVSTLLGLFNPYMIPGVKSFFGKMSRLTMAPVQRLCPFLKGDALDFTPLVTVLAIVFIDFFLVSSLFDLAQNLR is encoded by the coding sequence GTGTTCATCCTTTCGAATTTGCTGTATTCAATCGCTGTTGTGGCCAGATTGTTTCTGCAATTCGAGGTGCTGTCGATAATTGTATCAACCCTGTTAGGGCTTTTCAACCCGTACATGATCCCGGGTGTAAAGAGTTTTTTTGGCAAGATGTCCAGACTCACTATGGCTCCGGTGCAAAGGCTATGCCCTTTTCTGAAAGGTGACGCACTAGACTTCACGCCATTGGTGACGGTGCTGGCAATAGTATTCATAGATTTTTTTCTTGTTTCTTCTCTTTTCGATCTGGCGCAAAATCTGAGGTGA
- a CDS encoding S1 RNA-binding domain-containing protein has protein sequence MEEKLDRQDENLSMEEIFEQMDVSSARKGSRKEAEVFSIQPDGLMVIMEGKLDGFVPLDQLVNDLNEYSVGDKIEVMVIKTNEEEGRSTVSEKRVHARQALSRVEKAFREGTPIEGRVVSETNAGYNIRLLRTVPAFLPGSESGIRKGESAPEGNLKFKVLRFKRQRNGINVVVSLKAFQDEAIKDYFEKLEVDQVVEGTVESIKNFGAFVRLNDNVTALIPASEMSWDPGVRISDLLKIGSTVKAKIIGIDENEKKISLSLKQMSEDPWATLEDRYPVGSTAVGIVKNITPFGFFVSLEPGVEGLVHISEVFWGNIKKDLKSVVEVGDEVKVNIKEINVEKRTLSLSYREAMGDPWENIGQKYSEGDIVKAKTAKVLPTGVILELEEYVSGFVPVSEVSWNFVDRIEDVVREGDETEVKILSIDSVNRRMRLSIKQATADPWERVSRELSVGDYISGTVTRLTKSGAIVMVDSYGVEAFLPVSQVSIERVENIEDAVSIGNHDQYKIIRLVYDPDNDTRNMVVSIRQLIKDKEAAESEEVMKDLNGNGMTISSNLGEMIKNQLKEEGENL, from the coding sequence ATGGAAGAGAAACTGGACCGGCAAGATGAAAACCTGAGTATGGAGGAGATTTTCGAACAGATGGATGTCTCCTCTGCTAGGAAGGGCAGTAGAAAGGAAGCTGAGGTTTTCTCAATTCAGCCCGATGGCCTGATGGTCATCATGGAAGGCAAGCTAGATGGTTTTGTTCCACTGGATCAACTGGTAAACGACCTGAACGAATACAGTGTTGGTGATAAGATAGAGGTCATGGTCATAAAGACCAACGAAGAAGAGGGAAGAAGCACTGTATCTGAAAAAAGGGTCCACGCGAGACAGGCACTCAGTAGAGTGGAAAAGGCTTTCAGGGAAGGAACCCCAATAGAAGGCAGAGTAGTTTCCGAGACTAACGCCGGCTACAATATAAGACTTCTGAGAACGGTTCCAGCATTCCTTCCGGGTTCCGAGTCGGGGATAAGAAAGGGCGAAAGCGCTCCGGAAGGCAATTTGAAATTCAAGGTGCTCAGATTCAAGAGACAGAGAAACGGTATAAATGTCGTCGTTTCGCTTAAGGCTTTCCAGGACGAAGCCATCAAAGATTATTTCGAGAAGCTGGAAGTCGATCAGGTCGTGGAAGGAACTGTGGAATCTATAAAGAACTTCGGGGCCTTCGTGAGACTCAACGACAACGTAACCGCTCTGATTCCGGCATCGGAAATGAGCTGGGACCCGGGAGTAAGAATAAGTGATCTCTTGAAGATCGGCAGCACTGTGAAGGCCAAGATCATCGGGATCGATGAAAATGAAAAGAAGATCTCTCTGAGTCTCAAGCAGATGAGCGAGGATCCTTGGGCAACTCTTGAGGATAGATATCCGGTGGGTTCGACCGCTGTTGGCATAGTGAAGAACATAACACCCTTCGGTTTCTTCGTTTCGCTTGAACCGGGCGTGGAAGGTTTGGTACATATTTCAGAGGTATTCTGGGGAAATATAAAGAAAGATCTCAAGAGCGTCGTTGAAGTCGGAGACGAAGTGAAAGTCAATATCAAAGAAATAAACGTTGAGAAAAGGACTCTTTCTCTTTCTTACAGGGAAGCCATGGGCGATCCCTGGGAAAACATCGGCCAAAAGTACAGCGAAGGCGACATCGTGAAAGCGAAGACAGCCAAGGTCCTTCCCACGGGAGTAATCCTTGAGCTTGAAGAGTATGTATCGGGATTCGTTCCAGTATCTGAGGTATCGTGGAACTTCGTGGACAGGATAGAAGATGTGGTCAGAGAGGGTGACGAGACAGAGGTTAAGATACTCTCCATAGACAGTGTAAACAGAAGAATGAGATTGAGCATCAAGCAGGCTACGGCCGACCCATGGGAAAGAGTTTCACGCGAACTATCAGTAGGGGACTACATATCCGGTACGGTGACAAGACTGACGAAGTCCGGGGCCATAGTGATGGTGGACTCCTATGGCGTAGAAGCCTTTCTCCCTGTTTCTCAGGTTTCCATCGAAAGAGTGGAGAATATCGAAGACGCTGTAAGCATCGGAAATCACGATCAGTATAAGATAATAAGATTGGTGTATGACCCCGATAACGATACCAGAAACATGGTTGTATCTATAAGACAGTTGATAAAGGACAAAGAAGCGGCCGAATCCGAAGAAGTGATGAAGGACCTCAACGGCAACGGCATGACGATCTCCAGCAATCTGGGCGAAATGATAAAGAATCAGCTCAAAGAAGAGGGAGAAAACCTCTAG
- the aspS gene encoding aspartate--tRNA ligase → MGEVLYLKKRTHTCGELRISDAGKIVILNGWVDRIRDLGGIKFVLLRDRYGFTQVVFDPQNEALYSMALKLGNEFCVSVTGTVRERPGDARNSGMSTGDIEIAADELEILSESAIPPIYINIDEESSEEMHLRYRYLDLRRPAMQNNIVTRHRFVQATRSYLNRNGFIDVETPVLGKSTPEGARDFLVPSRLKPGKFYALPQSPQIFKQLLMVAGFDKYYQIAKCFRDEDFRADRQPEFTQIDIEMSFATEEDVFSITEGLMKHAFKEAVGVDLETPFKRFTYREVMDLYGSDKPDTRYEMEIRDLSAQFDGTSFSPISDALGQGMKVKGFMIRGLAGKFSRKRLDDFTQQSKELGLGGLMWIKVESDSIKSSIIKHCQREVEKVVEFFGAEVGDLVLLSVGESLSLSRALGQLRIRITKEENLRAEGFDFLWVTEFPMFSFNKEEGRIEAEHHPFTMPDLDDLEKFGDTQPLKVRSKAYDLVLNGYEIASGSVRIHRQDIQSRVFDLIGLSREEAMEKFGYLLEAFQYGPPPHAGIAPGLDRIVAIIVGAPSIRDVIAFPKVASGADLMTSAPSEVSQKQLDLLKLQLKDSGDRE, encoded by the coding sequence ATGGGGGAGGTGTTGTACTTGAAGAAAAGGACTCATACTTGCGGCGAATTGAGAATATCGGACGCTGGAAAAATTGTAATTCTGAACGGCTGGGTAGATCGAATAAGGGATCTCGGGGGAATAAAATTCGTTCTTTTGCGCGATAGGTATGGTTTTACTCAGGTAGTTTTCGATCCACAGAACGAAGCTCTCTATTCTATGGCGCTGAAACTCGGCAACGAGTTCTGTGTTTCCGTAACGGGTACCGTAAGAGAGCGTCCCGGCGATGCGCGAAACTCAGGAATGTCAACCGGAGATATAGAAATCGCCGCCGACGAACTGGAAATTCTCTCCGAATCTGCAATACCGCCAATATATATAAATATAGACGAAGAATCTTCCGAGGAGATGCATCTGAGATACAGGTACCTCGATCTCAGACGCCCCGCGATGCAAAACAATATAGTAACCAGGCACAGGTTCGTTCAGGCCACCAGGTCATACCTTAACAGAAATGGTTTTATAGATGTAGAGACTCCCGTGCTGGGAAAATCCACGCCGGAAGGTGCGAGAGACTTTCTCGTTCCTTCGAGATTGAAGCCCGGTAAATTTTATGCGCTTCCCCAATCTCCACAAATCTTCAAACAACTGCTCATGGTGGCGGGATTCGATAAATACTACCAGATAGCCAAGTGCTTCAGAGACGAGGACTTCAGAGCCGATAGGCAGCCTGAATTCACTCAGATAGATATAGAGATGTCCTTCGCGACAGAGGAGGACGTCTTCTCAATTACGGAAGGATTAATGAAACACGCTTTCAAGGAGGCCGTCGGCGTAGATCTTGAAACACCTTTCAAGAGATTTACCTATAGAGAGGTAATGGACCTCTATGGGAGTGATAAGCCCGACACGAGATACGAAATGGAGATAAGAGATCTCTCCGCCCAGTTCGATGGAACTTCCTTTTCACCCATAAGCGACGCGCTGGGTCAGGGAATGAAGGTCAAAGGTTTCATGATCAGAGGACTGGCTGGGAAGTTTTCTAGAAAGAGACTTGACGATTTCACTCAACAATCCAAGGAGTTGGGACTCGGAGGATTGATGTGGATCAAAGTCGAGAGCGACTCAATCAAGTCTTCTATAATCAAACACTGTCAGAGAGAAGTTGAGAAGGTAGTCGAATTCTTCGGCGCTGAAGTGGGAGATTTGGTACTCCTCAGCGTTGGTGAAAGCCTGTCGCTTTCCAGGGCTCTCGGTCAACTGAGAATCAGAATAACGAAAGAGGAAAACCTCAGGGCCGAAGGCTTCGATTTTCTTTGGGTAACGGAATTTCCCATGTTCTCCTTCAACAAGGAAGAGGGAAGGATTGAAGCCGAGCACCATCCCTTCACCATGCCGGATCTAGACGATCTGGAGAAATTTGGTGACACGCAGCCTCTGAAAGTCAGATCAAAAGCCTATGACCTGGTTTTGAACGGTTACGAAATCGCCAGCGGTTCGGTCAGAATCCACCGTCAGGATATACAGAGCAGGGTTTTCGATCTCATAGGTCTCTCAAGAGAAGAGGCTATGGAGAAATTTGGCTATCTTCTGGAGGCCTTTCAGTACGGTCCTCCACCACATGCCGGGATTGCGCCGGGACTGGACAGGATAGTCGCGATAATAGTTGGGGCTCCATCTATCAGAGATGTTATAGCCTTTCCAAAGGTTGCCAGTGGAGCCGATCTTATGACTTCAGCCCCTTCAGAAGTCTCTCAAAAACAACTGGACCTACTGAAACTACAGTTGAAAGATTCGGGCGATCGGGAGTGA